In one Maniola hyperantus chromosome 6, iAphHyp1.2, whole genome shotgun sequence genomic region, the following are encoded:
- the RpS2 gene encoding small ribosomal subunit protein uS5 yields the protein MADAAPAGGRGGFRGGFGSRGGDRGRGGPRGRGRGRGRGRGRGKEDQKEWVPVTKLGRLVREGKIDKLESIYLFSLPIKEFEIIDFFLGASLNDEVLKIMPVQKQTRAGQRTRFKAFVAIGDNNGHIGLGVKCSKEVATAIRGAIILAKLSVLPVRRGYWGNKIGKPHTVPCKVTGKCGSVTVRLIPAPRGTGIVSAPVPKKLLQMAGVQDCYTSARGSTGTLGNFAKATYAAIAKTYAYLTPDLWRDIPLTKSPYSEFKV from the exons ATGGCGGACGCAGCTCCTGCCGGTGGACGTGGCGGTTTTCGCGGTGGCTTTGGATCTCGTGGCGGTGACAGGGGCCGTGGGGGTCCACGTGGACGCGGCCGTGGTCGCGGTCGAGGTCGTGGCCGCGGAAAGGAAGACCAAAAGGAATGGGTGCCTGTAACCAAGCTGGGTCGCCTCGTGCGCGAAGGAAAGATAGACAAACTCGAGAGCATCTACCTATTCTCTCTGCCCATAAAAGAGTTCGAAATCATTGACTTCTTCCTTGGCGCATCTTTGAATGATGAAGTACTAAAAATTATGCCAGTACAAAAGCAAACCAGGGCCGGTCAGCGTACCCGTTTCAAGGCCTTTGTGGCTATCGGAGACAACAATGGACACATTGGCCTTGGTGTTAAATGCAGCAAAGAAGTGGCGACTGCCATTAGAGGCGCTATTATCTTGGCCAAGCTATCAGTGCTTCCTGTCCGTAGGGGCTACTGGGGTAACAAGATTGGCAAACCGCACACTGTACCATGCAAG GTCACTGGCAAGTGTGGTTCTGTAACAGTGCGGTTGATCCCAGCTCCCCGTGGTACTGGTATTGTGTCTGCCCCAGTTCCTAAGAAGCTGCTACAGATGGCTGGAGTACAAGATTGTTATACATCGGCTCGTGGTTCCACTGGCACTCTTGGAAACTTTGCCAAGGCTACATATGCAGCCATAGCTAAGACATACGCCTACCTTACTCCTGACCTGTGGAGGGATATCCCACTGACAAAGTCACCATACTCTGAATTCAAAGTTTAA
- the Polr1D gene encoding DNA-directed RNA polymerases I and III subunit RPAC2 → MKISELPGDEDSRATCRTYVFQDESHTLGNALKCIIDRYEDVQFCGYTVPHPAEAKMHFRIQTNEIPALEVLKRGLKDLQKVCDHTIDLFEKEVKDFNKT, encoded by the exons ATGAAGATTTCCGAG CTACCAGGGGACGAGGATTCGAGAGCGACCTGTCGGACATACGTCTTCCAAGATGAAAGCCACACATTGGGAAATGCGTTAAAATGTATAATAGATAGATA TGAAGATGTCCAGTTTTGTGGATACACAGTGCCTCACCCCGCTGAGGCTAAAATGCATTTTAGGATACAAACTAATGAAATTCCAGCTTTAGAAGTTTTGAAAAGAGGGCTCAAAGATTTACAGAAAGTATGCGATCACACCATAGACTTATTTGAAAAAGAAGTTaaagattttaataaaacatgA